From Lysinibacillus sp. SGAir0095, the proteins below share one genomic window:
- a CDS encoding FtsX-like permease family protein, giving the protein MFLKIVKNDFIRNKISTISVLLFITMAVTLATSAVNNMTTLIQSMSKLEERAVPADIAQMHTGEYDQAAIDQFTAQYREHIAMQETMILQNVDGSNIHIGQNQTLAGTIQDISFVVQNSKFDFILNLDNEKLDVKEGFVAVPIYFMEQYDLKIGDTITVKSNGYEKEFVISDYARDFEMNSSLTSSKRFVTNYNDFYDMFVMGPGGMEYLIEFKMNENGDVDTVQTAYIEAGLPANGPTIGGKMFLLFNAMSDVAVAMVIILISILLIIIALLCIRLIFVATIDEDLREIGVMKAIGISKEDIKKVYLNKYRAMSLVAGTMGYLLSFATINLLNGNIRLYISSDLSGNLKYLSSLIAPLLVYFMIVMYCKRVLKKIDKISAVDALRGDSIDSGKNRKHSFQLIKNKFFSTNIYMGLVDVWKRFKLYRLLFVIFIVCTFIVILPVNIYNTLSSPEFSSYMGIGKHDVRIDLRRTDRIAEDFIKLQEDLENDNDIEKFATYVTSSYQVKNDDGSWNYINIEIGDFTVFPLNYLEGRAPEGEGEISLSFANAAKDGLNKRVGDEVTVKVGGEERTLTVTGIYQDITNGGKTAKAHTSLGINEEAVLWYIVSMDLAEGVDIREKLDYYQNVYSTAQVNDIKEYTQQTLGNIIAQMGTVVIAGISIAIIIAILITALFLRMLLSKDMSQIAIMRSLGLTSMQISHQYMAGTLLVLVAGIILGVLASNLLGEFLVSMAMTSMGAAKIEFVHIVWQTWLLCPLVLIVVVGLTILMSCKVAIKKDLSVLLRS; this is encoded by the coding sequence AAACTGGAGGAACGTGCAGTACCAGCTGATATCGCGCAGATGCATACCGGAGAATATGACCAGGCTGCAATTGACCAATTCACTGCTCAATACCGTGAACATATAGCGATGCAGGAGACGATGATTCTCCAAAATGTAGATGGAAGCAATATTCATATTGGTCAAAATCAAACATTGGCCGGCACGATACAGGATATTTCATTTGTTGTTCAGAATAGTAAATTTGACTTTATATTGAACCTGGACAATGAAAAGCTGGATGTTAAGGAAGGGTTCGTAGCTGTGCCCATCTATTTCATGGAACAGTATGACTTAAAAATAGGTGATACGATTACAGTGAAAAGCAATGGGTATGAAAAAGAGTTTGTCATTTCAGATTATGCAAGAGATTTTGAAATGAACTCTTCCCTTACTTCCTCCAAAAGATTTGTTACTAATTATAATGACTTTTATGACATGTTTGTGATGGGACCAGGGGGAATGGAATACTTGATTGAATTCAAAATGAATGAAAACGGAGATGTTGATACTGTTCAGACAGCATATATCGAGGCAGGTCTTCCGGCAAACGGTCCTACAATCGGAGGAAAGATGTTTCTGTTGTTTAATGCTATGTCAGATGTTGCAGTTGCAATGGTCATAATTCTTATCAGTATTTTGCTAATCATCATAGCTTTGCTCTGTATCAGGCTTATATTTGTGGCAACGATAGATGAAGATCTAAGAGAAATCGGTGTTATGAAAGCAATAGGAATATCCAAAGAGGACATAAAGAAGGTATATCTTAATAAATACCGGGCCATGTCATTAGTAGCCGGTACGATGGGTTATCTGCTTTCCTTTGCAACGATAAATCTGTTAAACGGAAATATTAGGCTATATATTTCTTCCGATTTATCAGGAAATTTAAAATACTTATCATCGCTTATTGCTCCACTACTCGTATATTTCATGATTGTGATGTACTGCAAGCGAGTACTGAAAAAAATTGATAAAATTTCCGCGGTGGATGCATTAAGGGGAGACTCTATAGATAGCGGAAAGAACAGAAAACATAGTTTCCAATTGATAAAGAACAAATTCTTCAGCACGAATATTTACATGGGGCTTGTGGATGTGTGGAAACGTTTCAAATTATATAGGCTGCTGTTTGTTATTTTTATTGTATGTACGTTCATTGTCATACTTCCAGTAAATATTTATAACACCCTAAGTTCACCAGAGTTTTCCTCCTATATGGGAATAGGAAAACACGATGTGCGAATCGATCTTCGAAGAACCGATCGTATTGCGGAAGATTTTATAAAACTGCAGGAAGATTTAGAAAATGATAATGATATTGAAAAGTTTGCAACCTACGTAACAAGTTCCTACCAAGTTAAGAATGACGATGGTTCCTGGAACTATATTAATATTGAAATCGGGGATTTTACTGTATTTCCATTAAACTATTTGGAAGGCAGAGCACCAGAGGGGGAAGGAGAAATCTCGCTTTCCTTCGCCAATGCCGCAAAAGACGGATTAAATAAGCGAGTAGGAGATGAAGTAACCGTCAAGGTAGGTGGGGAAGAACGGACATTAACAGTTACGGGTATTTATCAGGATATTACAAACGGGGGCAAAACAGCAAAGGCGCATACGAGTCTTGGGATAAATGAAGAGGCCGTTCTTTGGTACATTGTGAGTATGGATTTGGCTGAAGGTGTTGATATTCGTGAAAAATTGGACTATTACCAGAATGTTTATAGTACTGCACAGGTAAATGATATCAAAGAATATACGCAGCAGACGCTTGGAAATATCATAGCGCAGATGGGTACCGTAGTAATAGCCGGAATCTCAATCGCGATCATCATAGCTATATTAATCACGGCATTATTCCTTCGAATGTTACTCTCAAAAGATATGTCCCAGATTGCCATCATGCGAAGTTTGGGATTAACTTCAATGCAAATTAGTCATCAATATATGGCAGGTACACTGTTGGTACTGGTAGCGGGAATCATTCTTGGAGTTCTGGCTTCGAATCTTCTAGGAGAATTTCTTGTCAGTATGGCCATGACCTCTATGGGAGCGGCAAAAATTGAATTTGTTCATATTGTATGGCAGACCTGGTTGCTTTGTCCGTTA